The region CTGGCAGGAGTCCTTCGACGCCTGGGCGGCGGCGAACCCCGAGCGCAAGGCGCTGTTCGACCGTCTCGAGGCGGGCGAGCTCCCCGAGGGCATCGCCGGCGCGCTGCCGGTGTTCGAAGCGGGCAAGGATGTCTCGACCCGCGCCGCGTCGGGCCAGGTGCTCAACGCCCTCGCCTCCGAGCTCCCCGAGCTGTGGGGCGGTTCGGCCGACCTCGCCGAGTCGAACCTCACCACCATCAAGGACGCGAAGAGCTTCATCCCGTCGGAGTGGTCGACCCACGAGTGGTCGGGCGACCCGTATGGCCGGGTGCTGCACTTCGGCATCCGCGAGCACGCCATGGGCGCGATCGTCAACGGCATCCAGCTGCACGGGCCGACCCGCTCGTTCGGCGGCACGTTCCTGATCTTCAGCGACTACATGCGCCCCGCGGTGCGCCTGGCTGCGCTGATGAACATCCCCAGCGTGTTCGTGTGGACGCACGACTCCGTCGCGCTCGGCGAGGACGGCCCCACGCACCAGCCCATCGAGCAGCTCGCGACGCTCCGTGCCATCCCGAACCTGTCGATCGTGCGCCCCGCCGACGCGAACGAGACCTCGCACGCGTGGCTCGAGATCCTCCGCCGCAACGCCGGCCCCGCCGGCATCGCCCTCACCCGCCAGAACATCCCGGTGTTCGCGCGCGGCGAGGGTGCGGCATCCGGTGACGTGTTCGGGTCGGCCGAGCTCGTCGCGAAGGGCGCGTACGTGCTCGCCGAGGCGCCGAACGGCACCCCCGACGTGATCCTCATCGCGACCGGCTCCGAGGTGCAGCTGGCGGTCACCGCCCGCGAGACCCTCGCCGCCGAGGGCGTGAACGCCCGCGTCGTGTCGGCGCCGTCGCTGGAGTGGTTCGACGAGCAGGACGCCGCGTACCGCGAGAGCGTGCTGCCCGCCGCCGTCAAGGCGCGCGTGTCGGTCGAGGCCGGTTCCGCGCTCACCTGGCGGGGCATCGTCGGCGACGCCGGCCGCACCGTCGCGATCGACCACTTCGGTGCATCGGCCGACTACAAGACCCTGTTCGAGAAGTTCGGATTCACCGCCGACGCCGTCGCCCAGGCGGCTCGCGAGTCCATCGCCGCATCCGCGGCAATCACCAAGGAGTACGCATGAGCACCCCCACCGAGAAGCTGTCCGCCGCCGGTGTCAGCATCTGGCTCGACGACCTCTCCCGCGACCGGATCACCTCCGGCAACCTGACCGAGCTGATCAGCAGCCGCAACGTCGTCGGCGTCACCACCAACCCGACGATCTTCCAGGCCGCGATCGGCAGCGGCGCAGCCGCGTACGCCGGTCAGATCGCCGACCTCGCCGGCGCCGGCGCCTCGGTCGACGACGCGATCTTCGCCGCCACCACCGATGACGTGCGCGACGCCGCCGACATCTTCCGCCCCGTCTACGACGCCTCGAACGGCGTCGACGGCCGCGTGTCGATCGAGGTCTCCCCCGACCTCGCCCACGACACCGACGCGACCGTCGCGCAGGCGATCCAGCTGTGGGGTGCGGTCGACCGGCCCAACGCGCTGATCAAGATCCCCGCCACCAAGGCCGGTCTCCCCGCGATCACCGCCGTGCTCGCGGAGGGCATCTCGGTCAACGTGACCCTGATCTTCAGCCTGGAGCGCTACGCCGAGGTCATCGAGGCGTACCTCGCCGGCATCGAGAAGGCGCAGGCGAACGGCCACGACATCTCGGGCATTCACTCCGTGGCGTCGTTCTTCGTCTCGCGCGTGGACACCGAGGTCGACAAGCGCCTCGAGGCCATCGGCACCGACGAGGCGACCGCGCTGAAGTCGCTCGCCGGCGTCGCGAACGCGCGCCTCGCGTACGAGCTGTTCGAGTCCGCGTTCGCCACCGACCGCGCGAAGGCGCTGACGGATGCCGGCGCCACCGTGCAGCGGCCGCTGTGGGCGTCGACCGGCGTCAAGGACCCGAACCTGCCCGACACGCTGTACGTCACCCAGCTCGTCGCTCCCGGCACCGTCAACACCATGCCGGAGAAGACCCTCGAGGCGACCTTCGACCACGGCGACGTGACCGGTGACACCATCACCGGCGAGTACGCGGGAGCCCACCAGGTGTTCGCCGACCTCGCCGCCGTCGGCGTGGACTTCGCCGACGTCACCCAGGTGCTCGAAGACGAGGGCGTGAGCAAGTTCATCGCCTCGTGGCACGACCTGCAGCAGACCGTCCGCACCGCGCTCGAAAGCGCGCCCGAGGTCGCCCGATGACCTTCGACATCCACCTGAGTGGTCACGTCAAGTCCGTCGTGGACGTGACGCTGCCCGCTCTCGTGGCCGACCTCGTCGCCTCGGGCATCACGGCGGGCGACCCCACCCTGTGGGGCCCCGCCGCCGAGGCCGAGGCCGCGCAGCGACTGGGCTGGGTCCAGGCGGTGGGAGTCTCCCGTCCGCTCGTGGCCGAGATCGTGGCGCTGCGTGAGTCGCTCGCCGAGCGCGGCGTGAACCGCGTCGTGCTCGCGGGCATGGGCGGCTCGTCCCTCGCACCCGAGGTGATCGCCCAGACGTCGGGCATCCCGCTCGTCATCCTCGACTCGACGGCGCCCGCCCAGGTGCTCGCCGCGATCGACGGAGACGCGCCGTCGGGCGACCTCGCCCGCACCGTTCTCGTCGTCGCCTCGAAGTCGGGCTCGACGGTCGAGACCGACTCGGCCAAGCGGGCGTTCGAAGCGGCGTTCCGCGACCTCGGCATCGACCCGGTCGAGCGGATCGTCGTCGTCACCGACCCGGGTTCGCCTCTCGACGTCGCCGCCCGCGCGGATGGCTACACCGTCTTCAACGCCGACCCCACGGTGGGCGGGCGGTACTCCG is a window of Microbacterium terrae DNA encoding:
- the tkt gene encoding transketolase translates to MSELVWDEIDGRAVDTARVLAADAVEKVGNGHPGTAMSLAPAAYLLYQKVLRHDPADTDWVGRDRFILSAGHSSLTQYVQLYLGGFGLELDDLKSLRTWGSLTPGHPEYGHTKGIEITTGPLGQGLASSVGFAYAARYERGLFDPEAPAGESPFDHSIFVIAGDGDLQEGITSEASSLAGHQQLGNLIAIYDSNQISIEDDTNVAFTEDVAKRYDAYGWHVQVVDWKKSGEYVEDVAELFAAIEAAKGETSKPSLIILRTIIGWPSPGKQNTGKIHGSALGADELAATKKVLGFDPEQNFAVADDVIAHTRGLADRAAEVRAVWQESFDAWAAANPERKALFDRLEAGELPEGIAGALPVFEAGKDVSTRAASGQVLNALASELPELWGGSADLAESNLTTIKDAKSFIPSEWSTHEWSGDPYGRVLHFGIREHAMGAIVNGIQLHGPTRSFGGTFLIFSDYMRPAVRLAALMNIPSVFVWTHDSVALGEDGPTHQPIEQLATLRAIPNLSIVRPADANETSHAWLEILRRNAGPAGIALTRQNIPVFARGEGAASGDVFGSAELVAKGAYVLAEAPNGTPDVILIATGSEVQLAVTARETLAAEGVNARVVSAPSLEWFDEQDAAYRESVLPAAVKARVSVEAGSALTWRGIVGDAGRTVAIDHFGASADYKTLFEKFGFTADAVAQAARESIAASAAITKEYA
- the tal gene encoding transaldolase — encoded protein: MSTPTEKLSAAGVSIWLDDLSRDRITSGNLTELISSRNVVGVTTNPTIFQAAIGSGAAAYAGQIADLAGAGASVDDAIFAATTDDVRDAADIFRPVYDASNGVDGRVSIEVSPDLAHDTDATVAQAIQLWGAVDRPNALIKIPATKAGLPAITAVLAEGISVNVTLIFSLERYAEVIEAYLAGIEKAQANGHDISGIHSVASFFVSRVDTEVDKRLEAIGTDEATALKSLAGVANARLAYELFESAFATDRAKALTDAGATVQRPLWASTGVKDPNLPDTLYVTQLVAPGTVNTMPEKTLEATFDHGDVTGDTITGEYAGAHQVFADLAAVGVDFADVTQVLEDEGVSKFIASWHDLQQTVRTALESAPEVAR